The Halorubrum sp. BV1 nucleotide sequence GTACGCCTTCTACGAGTACGGCGGCCGGGCGGCCGTAAACGGGCTCCTCCGGCTGGCCAACAGCGACTGGCGGTTCCTCGACCCCGGTTCGGGCCTCGGCGTGGGTCCCGCCACCGGAATCGCGGTCTACGCCGCTGCGTGGGCGCTCATGTTCGTCGCCGTCGCGACGCTGTGGGCCGTCTACGCCGACCTCGACACGACCAGCCCGGGGTATCAGTACGGCGACCCGACCGCGGTCGATATCGCCGACCTCGACGCCGCCGGGGTCCGCGCCGCCCCCGACGACGTCTTCGCGCAGATGGACGAATCGGAGTCGCTCGGCCTCGCGCAGGCCGCTATGGACGACGACGACCCAGAGAAGGCGCAGGCGATCCTCGACCGATACGACGCGGTCGCCGACGCGGCGGACGACGCGGGCGACGCCGATTCGGTGGACGAGAGCAGAGAGAGTGGCGGTGCGGGCGGCGGCGGCTCCGGCGACGACGGACTCGTGGGATCGATGCAGGACCGCACCTCCCGCGCGAGCACGACGTTCCTCTCGGAGCTTACGGACGGAAACGAAGACGAGGCCGAGGACGACATCGGCGGCTACTACACGGACCTGAAGTTCATCTTCGACTCGCTGCGGTCGCGTTCCTTCCGGCTCGTCGCCGTCTTCAGCGCGGTGATGGCGGCCGCGTTCACGTGGCTGTACCTCGGCGGGCTCGCGACGGTCCGGAACGACCTCGAACGCCGCGTTCCCGCCCAGATAGAGGGAGGAATCAACATCATCACGCTCCACCCCGTCGAGGCGCTGATATTCATGGTGAAGTTCTCCCTCTTGCTCGGCGTCATCGCCGTGTTCCCGGTGCTCCTCTACTACGCGTGGCCCGCGCTGCGAGAGCGCGGTTTCGTCGCCGGCCGGATCTATCAGGTGTACCTCTGGGCCGGCGCGCTCGGTGCCGGCATGATCGGCGGCTTCGCGCTCGGCTACGCGTACATCGCGCCCGGGCTCATCGGATGGCTCGTCACGGACGCGGAGCTCGCGAACATGATCATCACCTATCAGGTGAGCGACTTCCTCTGGCTCGTCATCTACACCACGATCGGGATCGGCTTCCTCGCCGACATCCCGATCGCGATGATCCTGTTGAACAACGCCGGCATCCCGTACCGCGCCTTCCGCGAGCGCTGGCGCGAGGTCCTCATCGGCATCATGCTCGTCGCGGCGGTGTTCACCCCGGCCGACGTAGTCACGATGTTACTCGCGACGGTGCCGCTGATGATCGCCTACGGCGTCGGCGTCGGCGTCCTCTTCGCCGTCACGCTCGGCGGGCGTCGCGACCTCTCGCCGCCGGCGGAGTTCGTCGGACGGTGACGACCGACACGCGTGACGCCCTCTCTACGACCGACGAGTATTCCCGCGCGCGACCGCAAGAGACGGTGAAATGAGCAAGGACTACATCGAGGTCCGCGGCGCGGAGGAACACAACCTCTCGGACCTCGACGTCCGGATTCCGCGGGAGCAGTTCACCGTCGTCACCGGGCTCTCCGGGTCGGGGAAGTCGTCGCTCGCGTTCGACACCGTCTACGCCGAGGGACAGCGCCGATACATCGAGTCGCTGTCGGCGTACGCCCGCAACTTCCTCGGGCAGATGGACAAACCGCAGGTGGAGTCGGTAGAAGGGCTCTCGCCGGCCATCTCCATCGACCAGAAGAACGCCGCGAACAACCCCCGCTCGACCGTGGGGACCGTCACCGAACTGCACGACTACCTCCGGCTGTTGTACGCCCGGATCGGCACCCAGTACGACCCACTCACCGGCGAGGAGGTCGGCGAGCAGTCGGCCCAGGACATGGTAAACCAGATCCTCGAGTTACCCGAGGGTACCCGCGCGAAGGTCGCAGCGCCGGTCGTCCGCGACCAGAAGGGAGCCTTCGAGGACCTGTTCGCAGACCTCGTTAGCGAGGGGTACGCCCGCGTCGAGGTCGACGGCGAGCCCGTGGACCTGACGCTCGACGATCCCGAACTCGACCAGAACTACGACCACACGATAGACGTGATCGTCGACCGGGTGATGGTGAGTCCGGAGGCTCGCTCGCGGATCACGGACTCGGTCGAGACCGCGCTGGAAGAGGCCGGCGGCACCCTCAAGCTGATCGTTCCGGATCCGCCGGCGGACACGCCGTTCGCCTCCAACGCACGTTCGACGGGATCGCTCGCCGAGGACGCCGACGGCGACGACCGGCTCGTCGTGGAGTTCTCCGAGGAGCTCGGCAACCCGAACTCAGAGTTCCAGTTTTCGGCCCTCGAGACGCGCTCGTTCTCCTTTAACAGCCCGTACGGTGCCTGTCCGGAGTGTGAGGGGCTCGGCTCGACGAAGGAGGTCGACGAGGACCTCGTGATCGAGGATCCCTCGAAACCCCTCAAACACGTCTTCGAGCCGTGGAGCTACGACCGGACCTACTACTCCCGACAGCTCGACAACGTCGCCGACCACTTCGGCGTCTCGCTTTCGACCCCCTTCGAGGAGCTCGACGAATCGGTCCGGCGACAGTTCCTCTACGGCACCGACGGGCTGGTTCACTTCGAGTGGACCACGAAGAACGGCACCAGAGAGAAGACCGAGCGGTTCGAGGGCGTCATCCCAAACTTGGAACGCCGCCACGTAGAGACCGACTCCGAGCGCGCTCGCGATCACATCGAGGAGTACATGGCCGTGACGACGTGTTCGGAGTGTGAGGGCACGCGGCTAAAAGAGCAGTCGCGACACGTCCTCGTCGCGGACACGCCGATCACCGCGGTGAACCGCATGTCCATCGCCGACGCCCGCGCGCACTTCGAGGGGCTGGAGGCGGACCTCGGCGAGCGCGACACGACGATCGCAACGGAGATCCTAAAGGAGATCCGCGCGCGGCTCGGATTCATGGAGGAGGTCGGCTTGGAGTACCTCACGCTCGACCGCGAGGCCTCGACGCTGTCCGGCGGCGAGAGCCAGCGGATCCGGCTCGCGACGCAGGTGGGGTCGGGGCTCGTCGGAGTGTTGTACGTGCTCGATGAGCCCTCGATCGGGCTCCATCAGCGCGACAACGACCGGCTGCTCGACACGCTCACCGGCCTGCGCGACCTGGGGAACACCCTGATCGTCGTCGAACACGACGAGGAGACGATGCGCCGGGCCGACGAGATCATCGACATGGGGCCCGGACCGGGCAAACGCGGGGGCGAGATCGTCGCACAGGGGGACTTCGACGACGTGATCGACGCCGACGAGTCGATCACGGGCGACTACCTCGCGGGCCGGAAGGAGATACCGGTGCCCGACAAGCGGCGCGACCCGGACGGCGAACTCGTCGTTCGCGGCGCGCGCCAGCACAACCTCGCGGACCTCGACGTGGCGGTCCCGCTCGGCACGCTCACCGCGGTCACCGGCGTCTCCGGCTCCGGGAAGTCGACGCTCGTCAACGACATCATCTACAAGGGGCTCGCCCGCGAGATGAACGACAACACGAGCGTCGACCCGGGCGAGCACGACGCGATCGAGGGGATAGACGAGATCGAGACGGTGCGGCTCATCGACCAGTCGCCGATCGGGCGCACGCCGCGCTCGAACCCCGCGACGTACACCGACGTGTTCGACCACGTCCGCGAGCTGTTCGCGGAGACCAAGCTCGCGAAGCGGCGCGGCTACGAGAAGGGCCGGTTTTCCTTCAACGTGAAGGGCGGCCGCTGTGAGGAGTGCGGCGGGCAGGGCACCGTCAAGATCGAGATGAACTTCCTCTCGGACGTGTACGTCCCCTGTGAGGAGTGCGGCGGCGCTCGGTACAACGACGAGACGCTCGACGTCGAGTACAAGGGGAAGACGATAGCCGACGTGCTCGACATGAGCGTCGAGGAGGCGTACGACTTCTTCGAGAGCCACCAGGGACTCAAACGGCGGCTGAAGCTGCTGAAAGACGTGGGACTCGACTACATGGAACTCGGCCAGCCCTCCACGACGCTCTCGGGCGGCGAGGCCCAGCGCGTCAAGCTCGCCGAGGAACTCGGTAAGCGCGCGACCGGCGACACGCTGTACCTGCTCGACGAGCCGACCACGGGGCTCCACAAGGAGGACGAGCGGAAGCTGATCGACGTGTTACACCGCCTCGTCGACCGCGGCAACACGGTCGTCGTCATCGAACACGAGCTCGATCTCGTGAAGAACGCCGACCGCGTGATCGACCTCGGTCCCGAGGGCGGCGAGGGCGGAGGGAAGCTCGTCGCGGGCGGTACTCCCGAGGAGGTCGCCCGCGACGACGACTCTCACACCGGGCGATACCTGCGGGACATGCTTCCCGCCGTCGATATCGCCGGACCGCGAGACGACCGCCGGAAGCCCGCGGCGGCGACGGACGACGACTGAACTGGACGACGGTGTGTGTGCGTCGGTCTCGACCCGCCACGCGACGACTTCTCGACGCCGCGTGAGGAGGCTTCGAAAGGATGCTTTCAAGCGGTCGGTCGCCGAACCCGCGTCCATGCACGACGGACTGAAAGGATTTCGCGACTTCTACCCGGGCGAGCAGTCCGCCCGCCGGGCAGTGACCGACGCGATCGAAGACGCCGCGAGCCGCCACGGGTTCCGCGAGATCGCGACACCGGCGCTCGAACGGACCGACATGTATGTCGACAAGTCGGGCGAGGAGATAGTCGAAGAGCTGTACGCCTTCGAGGACAAGGGCGGCCGCGGTGTCGCGATGACGCCCGAACTCACGCCCACCGTCGCCCGGATGGTCGTCGCGAAGGGCCAGGAGCTGTCGAAGCCGATCAAGTGGGTGTCGACTCGCCCGTTCTGGCGCTACGAGCAGGTCCAGCAGGGGCGGTTCCGCGAGTTCTACCAGACGAACATCGACATCTTCGGCTCCTCGGCACCGGAGGCGGACGCGGAGGTGCTCGCGGTCGCCGCGGACGCCCTGACCGATCTCGGCCTCACCGCCGACGACTTCGAGTTCCGCGTCTCTCACCGCGACATCCTCGGCGGGCTCGTTCGGGCGCTCGCCGCCGACCCCGAGGACGTCGACACGGCGGCCGCGATCCGCGCCGTCGACAAGCGCGCCAAGGTCGACGACGGCGAGTACCTCGGCCTGCTTTCGGACGCCGGGGTCGACCGCGCGACCGCCCGCGAGTTCGACGATCTCATCTCGGACGTCGACACTCCCGCAGACCTCGACGCGGTCGCCGAGGCCGGCGGCGCGGACGTCGAGGCCGCCGTCTCGAACCTCCGCGACGTGCTCGCCGCCGCCGACGACTTCGGCGCAGGCGAGTTCTGTGAGATATCGCTCACGACCGCCCGCGGGCTCGACTACTACACCGGGGTCGTCTTCGAGTGTTTCGACTCGACCGGCGAGGTGTCCCGCTCCGTCTTCGGCGGCGGCCGCTACGACGACCTGATCGAGAGCTTCGGCGGCCAGCCCACGCCCGCGGTCGGCGTCGCCCCCGGCCACGCCACTCTCAAACTGCTCTGTCAGCGCGCCGGCGTCTGGCCCGACGAGGCGCTCTCCACCGACTACTACGTCCTGAGCGTGGGCGACACGAGAGCCGAAGCGGCCGCACTCGCCCGCGATCTTCGCGCGATCGACGACGGCGTGGTGGTCGAGGAGGACGTTTCCGGCCGCTCGTTTGGCGCACAGCTCGGCTACGCCGACTCGATCAACGCCGAGACGGTCGTGATCGTCGGCGAGCGCGACTTAGAGAACGGCGAATACACGGTGAAAGACATGGAAAGCGGCGACGAGACGACCGTTCCGGTCGAGGAGTTCCCCCCGGAAGCGGGGCTGCCGACGTACGAGGACTACGAGTAGCGCGCTCACCGATGAGCGACGGAAGCGACCCCGACGGGCGGCTCCTCAACGCTTTTCACTCGCGCGCGGGGAGTGTCGAACGATGACCCCGCTCGCAGCCATGCCTCCGGTCGAGATCGGTTTCCGCGTGCTCGCCGGTGCCGCCCTCATTCTGATCAACGCCTACTTCGTCGCCGTCGAGTTCGGGCTGACCCGGCTCAGGCAGTACCCCGAATCGGAGATCGACACGCCGGGGTTACGGCGGGCGTGGGAGATGACCGACGACCTGGAGTTCTATCTCACGACCTGTCAGGTGTGGATATCCGGGACGTCGATCGCGCTCGGTATCGTCGCGGAGCCGGGGCTCGCGGCGCTCTTCTCTCCCGTGTTCGAGAACACCGCGCTCGCGTCCGCCGGGGCGGGCTCGCTTCTGGCCTTCTTTCTCATCAACAT carries:
- a CDS encoding twin-arginine translocase subunit TatC: MASALDEDTQQSLAEGRESAKTFLRSIQKDLQKVFVVFLLGFLATFWALRTFVWEFLYTVTKSNMSPSVAAEADVIATTPFEVILLQAKIGLIVGAITALPALVYVSRTELRARGAWPQSPIPRWKLAGIALLGAGLFGVGVAYGVYAFFPIMFSFLAGFGLEAGIQPTYSIVMWTEFIVFLSLSFGLAGQMPLLITGLSYSGIVQYETFRDKWRYAVVAIFVFGAVFSPPDPFTQLMWAFPLVALYGFSLYLAKLVVTAQRSSDRIDVLGAARTHWNVVGGAAVLGGGLVYAFYEYGGRAAVNGLLRLANSDWRFLDPGSGLGVGPATGIAVYAAAWALMFVAVATLWAVYADLDTTSPGYQYGDPTAVDIADLDAAGVRAAPDDVFAQMDESESLGLAQAAMDDDDPEKAQAILDRYDAVADAADDAGDADSVDESRESGGAGGGGSGDDGLVGSMQDRTSRASTTFLSELTDGNEDEAEDDIGGYYTDLKFIFDSLRSRSFRLVAVFSAVMAAAFTWLYLGGLATVRNDLERRVPAQIEGGINIITLHPVEALIFMVKFSLLLGVIAVFPVLLYYAWPALRERGFVAGRIYQVYLWAGALGAGMIGGFALGYAYIAPGLIGWLVTDAELANMIITYQVSDFLWLVIYTTIGIGFLADIPIAMILLNNAGIPYRAFRERWREVLIGIMLVAAVFTPADVVTMLLATVPLMIAYGVGVGVLFAVTLGGRRDLSPPAEFVGR
- the uvrA gene encoding excinuclease ABC subunit UvrA, which gives rise to MSKDYIEVRGAEEHNLSDLDVRIPREQFTVVTGLSGSGKSSLAFDTVYAEGQRRYIESLSAYARNFLGQMDKPQVESVEGLSPAISIDQKNAANNPRSTVGTVTELHDYLRLLYARIGTQYDPLTGEEVGEQSAQDMVNQILELPEGTRAKVAAPVVRDQKGAFEDLFADLVSEGYARVEVDGEPVDLTLDDPELDQNYDHTIDVIVDRVMVSPEARSRITDSVETALEEAGGTLKLIVPDPPADTPFASNARSTGSLAEDADGDDRLVVEFSEELGNPNSEFQFSALETRSFSFNSPYGACPECEGLGSTKEVDEDLVIEDPSKPLKHVFEPWSYDRTYYSRQLDNVADHFGVSLSTPFEELDESVRRQFLYGTDGLVHFEWTTKNGTREKTERFEGVIPNLERRHVETDSERARDHIEEYMAVTTCSECEGTRLKEQSRHVLVADTPITAVNRMSIADARAHFEGLEADLGERDTTIATEILKEIRARLGFMEEVGLEYLTLDREASTLSGGESQRIRLATQVGSGLVGVLYVLDEPSIGLHQRDNDRLLDTLTGLRDLGNTLIVVEHDEETMRRADEIIDMGPGPGKRGGEIVAQGDFDDVIDADESITGDYLAGRKEIPVPDKRRDPDGELVVRGARQHNLADLDVAVPLGTLTAVTGVSGSGKSTLVNDIIYKGLAREMNDNTSVDPGEHDAIEGIDEIETVRLIDQSPIGRTPRSNPATYTDVFDHVRELFAETKLAKRRGYEKGRFSFNVKGGRCEECGGQGTVKIEMNFLSDVYVPCEECGGARYNDETLDVEYKGKTIADVLDMSVEEAYDFFESHQGLKRRLKLLKDVGLDYMELGQPSTTLSGGEAQRVKLAEELGKRATGDTLYLLDEPTTGLHKEDERKLIDVLHRLVDRGNTVVVIEHELDLVKNADRVIDLGPEGGEGGGKLVAGGTPEEVARDDDSHTGRYLRDMLPAVDIAGPRDDRRKPAAATDDD
- the hisS gene encoding histidine--tRNA ligase, which produces MHDGLKGFRDFYPGEQSARRAVTDAIEDAASRHGFREIATPALERTDMYVDKSGEEIVEELYAFEDKGGRGVAMTPELTPTVARMVVAKGQELSKPIKWVSTRPFWRYEQVQQGRFREFYQTNIDIFGSSAPEADAEVLAVAADALTDLGLTADDFEFRVSHRDILGGLVRALAADPEDVDTAAAIRAVDKRAKVDDGEYLGLLSDAGVDRATAREFDDLISDVDTPADLDAVAEAGGADVEAAVSNLRDVLAAADDFGAGEFCEISLTTARGLDYYTGVVFECFDSTGEVSRSVFGGGRYDDLIESFGGQPTPAVGVAPGHATLKLLCQRAGVWPDEALSTDYYVLSVGDTRAEAAALARDLRAIDDGVVVEEDVSGRSFGAQLGYADSINAETVVIVGERDLENGEYTVKDMESGDETTVPVEEFPPEAGLPTYEDYE